From a single Eremothecium sinecaudum strain ATCC 58844 chromosome III, complete sequence genomic region:
- the BRE1 gene encoding E3 ubiquitin-protein ligase BRE1 (Syntenic homolog of Ashbya gossypii AER074W; Syntenic homolog of Saccharomyces cerevisiae YDL074C (BRE1)) — translation MTEPPTKKAKLELSDVSEPLTQRDVILFQKEALFRCMNRYRSEANISQKQVKELKESQNRFLDDLAAVCGVIRSIARVLVEGGDEETQKVCKRLENCGTEEVVQEASEFAKYVVNSLTKEDKLCSVDWDRWQSLEVVNGKLDSENKQLREELESMKTFYKQQLHRYDREESVSLKRVLKIAEGPEGEKGPTAKSPDAAAGSPSGRQGTAENGGASKGSDDLAVQVEQEMHIADLKTNIGVLENTVKQLTDWKTAKEEEIVKLRQAVTTGSSQLPDGQNAHSSSNSTLASATDVSTLATKVDELNEEKRELMQINDAYMKKFQQLSAEQEVFTNRLSSEFQTAQETLKKHNSNLEKDLVRIRTARDELLSKIALLEAKKAKSEMLSDLEKALEIQQEQLRALGNREPEPSQDALMKELQDLEKAFKELSNFSNKKYSEYINQESIISKLTVEKTKADQKYFAAMRSKDSILIENKNLTKNLTKSNELIQQLKDIEKTLQSKIENLHKQLQLSQTNEKRLIDSNKVTSLKIMDLTSQLTKSKKSSNSLQQELNKLVEEKSKIELKAQDLEMKISNLQIKLTSQENKLKKLHKILVSNGGDYGALADELENFRTVVYCSLCSKNWKDTAIKTCGHVFCASCCKERLAARMRKCPTCNKAFSSNDLLVVHL, via the coding sequence ATGACGGAACCACCAACTAAGAAGGCGAAGTTGGAGCTATCGGATGTTTCGGAGCCTTTAACACAACGTGATGTTATCTTGTTTCAAAAGGAAGCTTTATTCAGATGCATGAATAGGTATCGATCGGAGGCAAATATATCACAAAAGCAGGTAAAAGAACTGAAAGAATCCCAAAATAGATTTTTGGATGATTTGGCAGCAGTCTGTGGTGTTATAAGGTCTATTGCCCGTGTTTTGGTGGAGGGTGGCGACGAGGAGACGCAGAAGGTATGCAAACGGCTTGAAAATTGCGGAACAGAGGAAGTTGTACAAGAAGCATCAGAGTTTGCAAAGTATGTAGTAAATTCCCTTACGAAAGAGGATAAGCTTTGCTCAGTTGACTGGGATCGCTGGCAAAGCTTGGAGGTGGTGAATGGGAAGCTGGATTCTGAGAACAAACAGTTAAGAGAAGAGCTTGAGTCAATGAAAACATTTTATAAACAGCAACTACATCGTTATGACCGCGAAGAGAGTGTCAGTTTGAAGCGCGTTTTGAAGATTGCGGAAGGGCCCGAGGGGGAAAAAGGTCCTACAGCCAAGTCGCCAGATGCAGCAGCAGGGTCGCCCTCAGGTAGGCAGGGAACAGCAGAGAATGGGGGTGCTTCAAAGGGATCAGATGACCTTGCCGTACAAGTCGAGCAGGAAATGCACATTGCAGATTTGAAAACGAATATAGGAGTGCTGGAGAATACCGTGAAGCAGCTAACTGATTGGAAGACAGCTAAAGAGGAGGAAATTGTGAAACTTCGCCAGGCTGTAACCACCGGATCATCACAGCTTCCAGATGGTCAAAACGCGCATAGCTCGAGTAACAGCACGTTAGCATCTGCAACAGATGTCAGCACTCTGGCGACAAAAGTTGATGAATTAAATGAGGAAAAGCGGGAGCTGATGCAGATAAACGATGCCTACATGAAAAAGTTTCAGCAGTTATCTGCAGAACAGGAAGTGTTTACAAATCGCCTGTCTTCTGAATTCCAAACTGCACAAGAAACATTAAAGAAACATAATTCCAACTTGGAAAAGGACCTGGTAAGGATAAGAACAGCAAGAGATGAGTTATTGAGCAAGATTGCTTTGCTTGAAGCGAAAAAGGCTAAATCTGAGATGTTATCAGACCTCGAGAAGGCCCTGGAAATACAACAGGAGCAATTGCGTGCGTTGGGTAACAGGGAACCGGAACCATCTCAGGATGCTCTAATGAAAGAACTCCAAGATTTGGAGAAGGCATTTAAAGAGTTATCGAATTTCTCGAACAAAAAGTATTCTGAATACATAAACCAGGAGTCCATAATATCAAAGTTGACGGTGGAGAAGACAAAAGCTGACCAGAAATACTTTGCGGCTATGCGTTCCAAAGATTCCATCTTGATCGAGAATAAAAACCTGACGAAAAACTTAACCAAATCTAACGAGCTTATCCAGCAATTAAAGGATATTGAAAAAACATTGCAATCGAAGATCGAAAACCTACACAAACAACTACAGCTGTCTCAAACGAATGAGAAGAGACTAATAGATTCTAATAAAGTTACTTCATTGAAGATAATGGATTTGACTTCTCAACTTACAAAATCGAAGAAATCCTCCAACTCACTTCAACAAGAGCTTAACAAACTTGTGGAAGAGAAATCAAAGATTGAACTAAAAGCTCAGGATCTTGAAATGAAAATCAGTAACTTGCAGATTAAATTAACGTCGCAAGAAAATAAATTAAAGAAGCTTCACAAGATTTTGGTTTCAAATGGTGGTGATTATGGCGCACTGGCGGATGAATTAGAGAACTTCCGTACGGTAGTGTACTGTTCTCTGTGTTCAAAAAATTGGAAGGATACTGCTATCAAGACGTGTGGGCATGTGTTCTGTGCAAGTTGCTGTAAGGAGAGACTAGCAGCGAGAATGAGGAAATGCCCTACCTGTAATAAAGCCTTTTCATCGAACGATCTACTTGTTGTTCACCTGTAA
- the DUS4 gene encoding tRNA dihydrouridine synthase (Syntenic homolog of Ashbya gossypii AER075W; Syntenic homolog of Saccharomyces cerevisiae YLR405W (DUS4)), with protein sequence MASICIEVPKPKVLGPKNDPLHLIKTRKKTHNRPATIAGPMVRYSKLPFRLTCLHYNTDIVYTPMILAREFVRNKHARMADFSTNSRDSPLIVQVGVNNVTDLMRFVEMVSPYCDGIGINCGCPIKEQVREGIGSALIYNAELLTSMVRSVKEKYGDKVRLETKIRIHDDLKQTVALCDGLVDAGVDWITVHGRTRNTRSSVAVDLDAIKFIREHIKDQEIPIIANGDCFTYKDFKNIAEYTGVDGVMSARGILSNPALFSGVDKCPWSAVELFWHYAMELGTLPYQLLQHHLHCMLKSMDVSNALLKEMMLIQNTCELIDWFDENFILRRYHKEPLTEGTEIPYRTPQACNIGIGGLDALSIG encoded by the coding sequence ATGGCAAGCATATGTATTGAAGTTCCTAAACCTAAGGTCTTAGGTCCCAAGAATGATCCTTTACACTTAATTAAAACAAGAAAGAAAACTCATAATAGGCCTGCCACCATCGCTGGTCCTATGGTCAGATATTCTAAATTACCATTTCGGTTAACCTGCCTTCATTACAATACCGACATAGTATACACCCCTATGATACTAGCTCGTGAATTTGTGAGGAATAAACATGCAAGGATGGCTGATTTTAGTACTAATAGTAGAGATTCTCCATTGATTGTGCAGGTCGGCGTCAATAATGTTACTGATTTAATGCGCTTTGTAGAAATGGTCAGTCCTTACTGCGATGGCATTGGAATAAACTGTGGCTGTCCCATCAAGGAGCAGGTAAGAGAGGGCATCGGATCAGCATTGATATATAATGCTGAACTTTTAACAAGCATGGTCAGATCGGTGAAAGAAAAGTACGGCGATAAAGTAAGGCTTGAAACTAAGATCAGGATCCATGATGACTTGAAACAGACAGTTGCTTTATGTGACGGGCTAGTTGATGCTGGAGTAGACTGGATTACAGTTCATGGAAGAACAAGAAATACAAGATCGTCAGTCGCAGTGGATTTAGACGCTATAAAATTCATTCGAGAACATATAAAAGACCAAGAAATACCTATAATTGCCAATGGAGACTGTTTCACGTATAAGGACTTTAAAAATATAGCAGAATACACCGGGGTAGACGGAGTTATGTCTGCAAGAGGAATTTTGTCCAATCCTGCTCTTTTTAGTGGGGTCGATAAATGCCCATGGAGTGCAGTGGAGTTATTTTGGCATTATGCTATGGAATTAGGTACACTGCCCTATCAATTACTGCAGCATCACCTTCATTGTATGCTGAAGAGCATGGACGTCTCGAACGCTCTACTTAAAGAGATGATGCTGATACAAAATACATGTGAACTCATAGATTGGTTTGATGAAAACTTCATACTTAGGAGGTACCACAAGGAGCCCTTAACTGAAGGCACTGAAATCCCTTATAGAACCCCCCAAGCATGCAATATAGGTATCGGTGGGCTAGATGCCCTCTCTATAGGGTAG
- the RPL31B gene encoding 60S ribosomal protein eL31 (Syntenic homolog of Ashbya gossypii AER076C; Syntenic homolog of Saccharomyces cerevisiae YDL075W (RPL31A) and YLR406C (RPL31B); 1-intron in Ashbya gossypii), giving the protein MAGLKDVVTREYTINMHKRLHGVSFKKRAPKAVKEIKKFAKLHMGTEDVRLDPRLNTEVWKKGIKGVPFRMRLKISRRRNEEENAKNPLFSYVEPVLVSSVKGLQTVVVEQEEA; this is encoded by the exons ATGGCTGGTTTGAAAGACGTTGTTACTCGTGAGTACACCATCAACATGCACAAGAGG TTGCATGGTGTCTCTTTCAAGAAGAGAGCTCCAAAGGCCGTCAAGGAAATCAAGAAGTTCGCCAAGTTGCACATGGGTACTGAAGATGTCAGATTGGACCCAAGATTGAACACTGAAGTCTGGAAGAAGGGTATCAAGGGTGTTCCATTCAGAATGAGATTAAAGATCTCTAGAAGAAGAAACGAAGAAGAGAACGCTAAGAACCCATTGTTCTCCTACGTTGAGCCAGTTTTGGTTTCCTCTGTTAAGGGTTTGCAAACCGTTGTTGTTgagcaagaagaagctTAA